The following are from one region of the Nicotiana tabacum cultivar K326 chromosome 3, ASM71507v2, whole genome shotgun sequence genome:
- the LOC142176607 gene encoding uncharacterized protein LOC142176607: MNATEIEGVELASYKLRGAAYSWFEMWEDSHGKGRPPDRWDEFVDAFTDHFLPAETMAARATKFEILKQGSMSVWEYHMEFVRLSKYAPQLVSTMGDRVRRFVQGLSPLVVNEVATVALHSDMNYGKIVGFAQATEARKLKIRGGRESNSRARLVGHSGRPVQRRGPSGSSQSYDQSSASALPSAYSYQQSSHSRPGILYVQAIDCYALIDPGTSLSYVTPFIASSFGVEPEQLHESFCVSTLVGDSITVARVYRNCVVTVCGRATTADLTELGMVDFDVIIGMDWLYLCFAKLDCRTRVMRLEFLNEPVIKWKGNGVVPKGRFVAYLKASKMIKKGCIFHLVRAADATSEVFVPEFVPVVNEFIEVFLDKLPGIPPDREIDFGIDVLPDTQPISIPPCRMAPTELRELKEQLKDLCCISDR, from the exons ATGAACGCTACAGAGATAGAAGGGGTTGAGTTGGCCTCATACAAGTTGAGAGGAGCAGCGTAttcgtggttcgagatgtgggaggattcccATGGGAAGGGAAGACCTCCGGATAGATGGGATGAGTTTGTAGATGCATTCACGGACcacttcttgcctgccgagacaatGGCGGCCCGTGCCACTAAGTTCGAGATCCTCAAGCAGGGCAGtatgagtgtttgggagtaccacatggagtttgtgAGATTGTCCAAGTATGCTCCCCAGTTAGTGTCGACCATGGGTGATCGAGTTCGGCGATTTGTTCAGGGTCTCAGTCCTTTGGTGGTGAACGAGGTTGCTACAGTAGCCTTACACTcagatatgaattatgggaagattgtgGGATTCGCTCAGGCCACAGAGGCTAGGAAGTTGAAAATACGAGGAGGAAGGGAGAGTAACAGCAGGGCCCGATTAGTGGGTCACTCAGGGAGACCAGTTCAGAGAAGGGGACCATCAGGGTCATCGCAGTCATATGATCAGTCCTCAGCGAGCGCACTGCCATCTGCGTACAGTTATCAGCAGAGTAGTCACTCGAGACCAG GTATCTTGTATGTTCAGGCCATTGATtgttatgctcttattgatccgggGACCTCTTTGTCTTATGTCACCCCATTCATTGCTTCAAGTTTTGGGGTAGAACCCGAACAACTTCATGAGTCGTTCTGTGTATCGACTCTGGTTGGTGATTCTATCACAGTCGCGCGAGTTTATAGGAATTGTGTCGTCACGGTATGTGGTCGTGCTACCACGGCCGATCTTACTGAGCTTggaatggtggattttgatgttattataggaatggactggctttattTGTGCTTTGCTAAACTTGACTGCCGAACGAGAGTCATGAGGCTTGAGTTCCTTAATGAGCCAGTTATTAAGTGGAAGGGAAATGGTGTGGTACCGAAGGGTAGGTTTGTTGCTTACCTTAAGGCTTCGAAGATGATTAAGAAGGGGTGTATTTTCCATTTGGTTCGGGCGGCGGACGCCACTTCAGAAGTATTTGTCCCCGAGTtcgtgccagttgtgaatgagtTTATTGAAGTGTTTCTGGACAAGCTTCCAGGGATCCCGCCAGATAGAGAGATTGATTTCGGGATTGATGTATTGCCAGATACGCAGccaatatctattccaccatGTAGAATGGCGCCAACGGAGTTaagggagttaaaggagcagctgaaGGATTTATGTTGCATATcggatagatga